One genomic window of Stenotrophomonas lactitubi includes the following:
- a CDS encoding M56 family metallopeptidase codes for MDTSMLIPMLERLGWTSLQTVLLVALVYLLCRALPTLSAATRCRLWWLVSLQAVVGLLWSQPLQLAWLPASDAVAMTTVDLAADAMYTMAPEASAHLLANTPMGDVGSTPVAWWALALAALWMSGVLLMALRTFGEWRRCRALLAASYPCEDQALVQALQLAADAHGLRRAPRLWMSDQVDAPQLVGPFRPVLLLPAGMNALQGDALDLALTHELQHLQRRDLQWGLLPALAQHLFFFNPLLRLAVREYAQAREEAVDAAVVGQHGASRHAYGRLLLQLGVAPQPHLGVASAAPSTTSLKRRLLSLQSHRACPRLLAVGLTLVVLAVGVAPMRLVAAPVPPAPPAPPRAVPAPPPPAAPAAPAAPAAPPAAAVPAEPADWAEPAEPEEPADADEYEEQDTSTHSHTGTTIVTHGQLDLGTPPQQAFVLVDHGQAFANAGMDDVMQARSRIGDGPALWFRQGDKRYVVRDPMLIQSLQRAYAGAADLGRQQSELGRQQSALGRQQGQLGREQGELGRLQGEEAREIALAAARAARSAINDRDINREAAAEAARATRGAADDAAIARQAAVEAQRASQVARNQALQSERSREMSRLASQQAALGSQQAVLGSKQAALGERQARLQVQAAKQAEQVIARALESGKAERL; via the coding sequence ATGGATACCTCGATGTTGATTCCGATGCTGGAGCGGCTGGGCTGGACGAGCCTGCAGACCGTGCTGCTGGTGGCGCTGGTGTACCTGCTGTGCCGCGCGCTGCCGACACTGTCGGCGGCCACCCGTTGCCGCTTGTGGTGGCTGGTTTCGCTGCAGGCCGTGGTCGGCCTGTTGTGGAGCCAACCGCTGCAGCTGGCCTGGCTGCCCGCATCCGATGCGGTGGCAATGACGACCGTGGATCTTGCCGCGGACGCGATGTATACGATGGCACCGGAGGCATCGGCGCACCTGCTGGCGAACACGCCGATGGGCGATGTCGGCAGCACGCCGGTGGCCTGGTGGGCATTGGCACTGGCCGCGCTGTGGATGTCCGGCGTACTGCTGATGGCGTTGCGGACCTTCGGCGAATGGCGCCGTTGCCGCGCGCTGCTGGCTGCGTCGTATCCGTGCGAGGACCAGGCGCTGGTGCAGGCGCTGCAGCTGGCCGCGGATGCGCACGGCCTGCGCCGCGCACCACGCCTTTGGATGAGCGACCAGGTTGATGCGCCGCAGCTGGTCGGGCCGTTCCGTCCGGTGCTGCTGCTACCGGCGGGAATGAACGCACTGCAGGGCGATGCGCTGGATCTGGCACTGACCCACGAACTGCAGCACCTGCAGCGCCGTGACCTGCAATGGGGACTGCTGCCGGCCCTGGCCCAGCACCTGTTCTTCTTCAATCCTCTGCTGCGACTGGCCGTGCGCGAATACGCCCAGGCCCGCGAGGAAGCGGTGGATGCGGCCGTGGTCGGCCAACATGGCGCCAGCCGCCATGCCTATGGCCGCCTGTTGCTGCAGCTGGGTGTGGCGCCGCAGCCGCACCTCGGCGTGGCCAGCGCAGCGCCCAGCACCACCAGCCTCAAGCGCCGCCTGCTCTCGCTGCAGTCGCACCGGGCGTGCCCGCGCCTGCTGGCCGTCGGCTTGACCCTGGTCGTGTTGGCCGTGGGTGTGGCGCCGATGCGCCTCGTGGCCGCGCCGGTTCCGCCTGCGCCGCCGGCACCGCCGCGCGCTGTGCCTGCGCCGCCGCCGCCAGCCGCGCCTGCCGCCCCCGCGGCCCCCGCAGCACCGCCAGCGGCCGCCGTGCCTGCAGAGCCTGCCGACTGGGCTGAGCCGGCTGAGCCGGAAGAACCGGCCGATGCTGACGAGTACGAGGAGCAGGACACGAGCACCCATTCGCACACCGGAACCACCATCGTCACCCATGGCCAGCTCGATCTCGGCACGCCACCGCAGCAGGCCTTCGTGCTGGTCGATCATGGCCAGGCGTTCGCCAATGCCGGCATGGACGATGTGATGCAGGCGCGCAGCCGGATTGGTGACGGCCCGGCACTGTGGTTCCGTCAAGGCGACAAGCGCTACGTGGTACGTGATCCGATGCTGATCCAGTCATTGCAGCGTGCCTATGCCGGCGCCGCCGATCTGGGCCGCCAGCAGAGCGAACTGGGGCGCCAGCAGAGTGCGTTGGGTCGTCAGCAGGGCCAGCTCGGCCGCGAGCAGGGTGAACTGGGCAGGCTGCAGGGTGAAGAGGCACGTGAGATCGCCCTTGCCGCCGCACGGGCTGCACGCAGTGCGATCAACGATCGCGACATCAACCGCGAAGCGGCAGCCGAAGCGGCGCGGGCCACCCGTGGCGCGGCGGATGATGCAGCGATTGCACGGCAGGCCGCGGTTGAAGCACAGCGGGCGTCACAGGTTGCCCGCAACCAGGCGCTGCAGTCCGAGCGCAGCCGCGAAATGAGCCGTCTCGCCAGTCAGCAGGCTGCGCTGGGAAGCCAGCAGGCCGTGCTGGGCAGCAAGCAGGCGGCACTGGGCGAGCGTCAGGCACGCCTGCAGGTGCAGGCCGCGAAGCAGGCAGAGCAGGTAATCGCGCGTGCGCTGGAAAGCGGCAAGGCCGAGCGGCTCTGA
- a CDS encoding I78 family peptidase inhibitor has product MRRSSLLLLAAILPLAACSHAGGNAPAEVGSLPAKVSDGPQECRPDALEAFTGKTADEATIKKLVADSGARNARVVKPGMAVTMDFRQDRVTVQVDAQNRIERASCG; this is encoded by the coding sequence ATGCGTCGATCCTCCCTGTTGCTGCTTGCGGCCATCCTGCCGCTGGCGGCCTGCAGCCATGCCGGTGGCAACGCCCCCGCCGAGGTCGGCAGCCTGCCAGCCAAGGTGTCCGATGGCCCGCAGGAATGCAGGCCCGATGCGTTGGAAGCCTTCACCGGCAAGACCGCCGACGAAGCGACGATCAAGAAGCTGGTGGCAGACAGTGGCGCGCGCAACGCACGCGTGGTCAAACCGGGCATGGCGGTCACCATGGACTTCCGCCAGGACCGCGTGACCGTGCAGGTGGACGCGCAGAACCGCATCGAGCGCGCCAGCTGCGGTTGA
- a CDS encoding ribonuclease H-like domain-containing protein: protein MSLSLDKLRLLRKQAGDPKAATPAPPAQDTPPVLVAANDARQPPAERSVFAWVEQEIRHKPTGPATSAPAPATLRRPEVGSLHRLLGMRSRGGPAPARANAQDRQLPGEEIAPGLFLIESLLPQPIPAMPLSLAFAKREGQHVAARDLLFFDTETTGLAGGTGTRAFMIGAADWHVCPQRGEGLRIRQLLISTMAAEEAMLATFARWLQPHTVFCSYNGRSYDAPLLKTRYRLARQADPITALDHVDLLYPTRRRYRGTWENCKLSTIERQLLRVVREDDLPGSEAPAAWLRFLRGGDAVNLRRVADHNHQDVVTLALLLQRLVREEQRERETLALVSG from the coding sequence GTGAGCCTGAGCCTGGACAAGCTGCGCCTGCTGCGGAAGCAGGCCGGTGACCCGAAAGCAGCCACGCCTGCCCCGCCGGCGCAGGACACGCCACCGGTGCTGGTGGCCGCCAACGATGCGCGGCAGCCACCGGCCGAGCGTTCGGTGTTTGCCTGGGTGGAACAGGAGATCCGCCACAAGCCGACCGGCCCGGCCACCTCCGCGCCTGCGCCGGCAACACTGCGACGGCCCGAGGTCGGCAGCCTGCATCGCCTGCTCGGCATGCGCTCGCGTGGCGGCCCGGCGCCGGCACGCGCCAATGCGCAGGACCGCCAGCTGCCCGGCGAAGAGATCGCGCCCGGCCTGTTCCTGATCGAGTCGTTGCTGCCGCAGCCGATTCCCGCCATGCCGCTGTCGCTGGCGTTCGCCAAGCGCGAAGGCCAGCACGTGGCCGCACGCGACCTGCTGTTCTTCGATACCGAGACCACCGGCCTGGCCGGTGGCACCGGCACCCGCGCCTTCATGATCGGCGCCGCCGACTGGCACGTGTGCCCACAGCGCGGCGAGGGCTTGCGCATCCGCCAGTTGCTGATCTCCACGATGGCCGCTGAAGAAGCCATGCTGGCCACCTTCGCCCGCTGGCTGCAGCCGCATACCGTGTTCTGCAGCTACAACGGCCGCAGCTACGACGCACCACTGCTGAAGACGCGTTACCGGCTGGCCAGGCAGGCCGATCCCATCACTGCGCTGGACCACGTCGACCTGCTGTATCCCACCCGCCGTCGTTATCGCGGTACGTGGGAAAACTGCAAGCTGTCCACCATCGAGCGGCAGCTGCTGCGCGTGGTGCGCGAGGATGATCTGCCCGGCTCGGAAGCCCCTGCTGCGTGGCTGCGTTTCCTGCGCGGTGGCGATGCGGTGAATCTGCGCCGGGTGGCCGACCACAACCACCAGGACGTGGTGACCCTGGCGCTGCTGCTGCAGCGGCTGGTGCGGGAAGAGCAGCGCGAACGGGAGACGCTGGCGCTGGTAAGCGGATGA
- a CDS encoding DEAD/DEAH box helicase, with protein MAYELAKRTADAEQQLATRDGLPARDGALLSARLQRRYQDRITGSFAIPGREGRYAPIPDSVPPALAAALKARGIEQLYSHQAEAWDASQRGEHVAIVTPTASGKSLCYTLPVVSAAMQDKAKALYLFPTKALAQDQVAELLELNRAGDLGVKAFTFDGDTPGDARQAIRLHGDIVVSNPDMLHQAILPHHTKWAQFFENLRYIVIDEVHTYRGVFGSHVTNVLRRLKRICAFYGVQPQFILCSATIGNPQAHAEALIEAPVTAITESGAPSGPKQVLLWNPPVINPDLGLRASARSQSNRIARIAIKSGLKTLVFAQTRLMVEVLTKYLKDIFDHDPRKPPRIRAYRGGYLPTERRETERAMRAGNIDGIVSTSALELGVDIGSLDVVILNGYPGSVAATWQRFGRAGRRQQPALGVMVASSQPLDQYVVRHPDFFAEASPEHARIAPDQPLILFDHIRCAAFELPFRVGDGFGPIDPEVFLEALAETEVIHREGERWEWIADSYPANAVSLRAVADGNFVVVDRSDGRQQIIAEVDYSAAALTLYEGAIHMVQSTPYQVETLDWEGRKAYVTRTHVDYYTDSIDFTKLKVLDRFDGGVAGRGDSHHGEVHVVRRVAGYKKIRYYTHENIGYGPVNLPDQELHTTAVWWQLPQALLLRAFASKQDALDGFLGAAYALHIVATVAVMADARDLQKSVGNGDGTWIAIADQSGRGQLRGSDGEPGAVELLQEFVPTVYLYDNFPGGVGLSEPLWQRQAELVQRARELVQRCDCRAGCPACVGPVLAAQEQDETSPRALALRVLDLFDADACQHVADVVVSTRDPMELIAP; from the coding sequence ATGGCCTACGAACTCGCCAAGCGCACCGCCGATGCGGAGCAGCAGCTCGCTACCCGCGATGGCCTGCCCGCCCGCGATGGCGCCCTGCTCAGTGCACGCCTGCAGCGCCGCTACCAGGATCGCATCACCGGCAGTTTCGCCATTCCCGGCCGCGAAGGCCGCTACGCGCCGATTCCCGATTCCGTGCCACCGGCCCTGGCTGCGGCACTGAAGGCACGCGGCATCGAGCAGCTCTATAGCCACCAGGCCGAGGCCTGGGACGCCAGCCAGCGTGGCGAGCACGTGGCCATCGTCACCCCCACTGCCAGCGGCAAGTCGCTGTGCTACACCCTGCCGGTGGTCAGCGCCGCCATGCAGGACAAGGCCAAGGCGCTGTACCTGTTCCCGACCAAGGCACTGGCCCAGGACCAGGTGGCCGAACTGCTGGAGCTCAACCGCGCCGGCGACCTCGGGGTGAAGGCCTTCACCTTCGATGGCGACACCCCCGGCGATGCCCGCCAGGCGATCCGCCTGCATGGCGACATCGTGGTTTCCAACCCGGACATGCTGCACCAGGCGATCCTGCCGCATCACACCAAGTGGGCGCAGTTCTTCGAGAACCTGCGCTACATCGTCATCGACGAAGTGCACACCTATCGCGGCGTGTTCGGCAGCCACGTCACCAACGTGCTGCGCCGGCTCAAGCGCATCTGCGCGTTCTACGGGGTGCAACCGCAGTTCATCCTGTGCTCGGCCACCATCGGCAACCCGCAGGCGCATGCCGAGGCGCTGATCGAAGCGCCGGTCACCGCCATCACCGAATCCGGCGCGCCCAGCGGGCCGAAGCAGGTGCTGCTGTGGAACCCGCCGGTGATCAACCCGGACCTGGGCCTGCGTGCCTCGGCGCGCTCGCAGAGCAACCGCATCGCCCGCATCGCGATCAAGTCCGGGCTGAAGACGCTGGTGTTCGCGCAGACCCGGCTGATGGTGGAGGTGCTGACCAAGTACCTGAAGGACATCTTCGACCACGACCCGCGCAAGCCACCGCGCATCCGCGCCTACCGCGGCGGCTACCTGCCCACCGAGCGCCGCGAGACCGAGCGTGCGATGCGTGCCGGCAACATCGACGGCATCGTCAGCACCTCGGCGCTGGAACTGGGCGTGGACATCGGCAGCCTGGACGTGGTGATCCTAAACGGCTATCCCGGCAGCGTGGCCGCCACCTGGCAGCGCTTCGGCCGCGCCGGCCGCCGCCAGCAGCCCGCACTCGGGGTGATGGTGGCCAGCTCGCAGCCGCTGGACCAGTACGTGGTGCGCCATCCGGACTTCTTCGCCGAGGCCTCGCCCGAACACGCGCGCATCGCGCCCGACCAGCCGTTGATCCTGTTCGATCACATCCGATGCGCGGCATTCGAACTGCCGTTCCGGGTCGGCGATGGCTTCGGCCCGATCGACCCGGAAGTGTTCCTGGAAGCACTGGCCGAAACCGAGGTGATCCACCGCGAAGGCGAGCGCTGGGAATGGATCGCCGACAGCTACCCGGCCAACGCGGTCAGCCTGCGTGCGGTGGCCGATGGCAACTTCGTGGTGGTCGACCGCAGCGATGGCCGCCAGCAGATCATCGCCGAGGTCGACTATTCGGCTGCCGCGCTCACCCTGTACGAAGGCGCCATCCACATGGTGCAGTCCACCCCCTACCAGGTGGAAACCTTGGACTGGGAAGGCCGCAAGGCCTATGTCACCCGCACCCACGTGGACTACTACACCGACAGCATCGACTTCACCAAGCTCAAGGTGCTGGACCGTTTCGATGGTGGCGTGGCCGGCCGTGGTGATTCGCACCATGGCGAAGTACACGTGGTGCGCCGCGTGGCCGGCTACAAGAAGATCCGCTACTACACCCACGAGAACATCGGCTACGGTCCGGTCAACCTGCCCGACCAGGAACTGCACACCACCGCAGTGTGGTGGCAGCTGCCGCAGGCGCTGCTGCTGCGCGCCTTCGCCAGCAAGCAGGATGCGCTGGATGGGTTCCTCGGCGCCGCCTATGCGCTGCACATCGTCGCCACGGTGGCGGTGATGGCCGATGCGCGCGACCTGCAGAAGTCGGTGGGCAACGGCGATGGCACCTGGATCGCGATTGCCGACCAGAGCGGGCGCGGCCAGCTGCGTGGCAGCGATGGCGAGCCGGGCGCGGTGGAACTGCTGCAGGAGTTCGTGCCGACCGTGTACCTGTACGACAACTTCCCCGGTGGCGTCGGTCTGAGCGAGCCGTTGTGGCAGCGCCAGGCCGAGCTGGTACAGCGCGCGCGCGAACTGGTACAGCGCTGCGACTGCAGGGCGGGTTGTCCGGCCTGCGTTGGCCCGGTGCTGGCCGCGCAGGAACAGGATGAAACCTCACCGCGTGCGCTGGCGCTGCGCGTACTCGACCTGTTCGATGCCGATGCCTGCCAGCACGTCGCCGACGTGGTGGTGAGCACGCGCGACCCGATGGAGCTGATCGCCCCGTGA